The Metamycoplasma subdolum DNA window CACAACAATCAAAATAGGTAGTGTTACAAATGAAGAAGCAATTTGTCCAAAAGGACTAATTTTTTCTTTTTTGTAAAGTTCAGCTATTTCAAGTTGTTTCTTTTGTTGCATTTGTTTATTATTTTTAAACTCAGCATATTTTGCTTCAATCTTTGCTTTCTTTTGATTGAATTCTTCCATTTTTGATTGACTAAATAAAGACTTAAATGAAACAGCGAAAGTAATTAAACGAACGATTATTAGAGTAACAATTAAAGCTAAAATAACACTTCAACCAGTAACTCCTGTTCCATAAATTATGGCATCCATAAATCTTTGAACTGGGAAAACAAATAGTCCAAAGAAAGGTCCGTGAGATCAATAATCTTTAAGTTTAATTAATTGATTTCTTGGTACAAGTGTTCCATCAGCGGCAATTGCTTGAAAAGCTTCAGATTTTTTGTAGTTACCACTTGCTGACACAAAGTCTATTGTATAAACTTTGAATTTTCCTTCATCACGATTAGAAGGTCCATATCTTGACATATTAATATAACTATCAATTGCGGAGTTAAGTAAACTAGTTGTATCACGAAGTTTAATTCCAACTTCTTTTGAACTAATATTTACTTTTAATGGAAGCTGTTGGAAGAAATCTCCCATAACAGTTTCATAATTTTCTTTAGTTATATCTTTGCTTGTAACTTCTTTTATTGCCTCTTTGAATCCATAGACGTTTTTATCAATATATTGTTTGATTGATTCGTTGTAAAGAATTTGTAAAGCGTCTCTTAAAAAGATTTCTTCAATTCCTGCACCAGCTGAAATTGTATCTTTAATAACTTTGCCTCGAACCTCTTTGATTTTTGTGTAATCAGCAACTTCGTCGCCATTAGCATCAACTGTTTTTTCAAATTCAATGTAAGGGACATAAATATTTGTGAATTTAGTTGTTGGGGTGTAATTTTGCGTTGCAAATTTACCATTTTTATTGCCTAAATTGATGTAAGCGAAGTTACCATTTTGGCCATAAACATAGTATTTTCCGTCTTGCTCTTCAACAACATTTTTATATTCAGTTTTCTTTTTACCATTAACTACTTTAGTTTCGGGTTTTTCTAAAGCGATAGCTAAAGTTCTAATCCCATAAGCATCATATGTTCCGCCAGTTTTTTTATCTTGCTCAGTTAGTTTTTCAACTGCTTCTGGTGATTTCAATGAAAGTAAAGCGTTAACTTGTAAATTATCAGTTTTAACATCTTTTAATTCAAATGAGTTTGAAGTTTCATTGTATCTTAAAGTTTGAACATTAGGTGAAAGTCTTTTTGCAGTAGCGTAGTATTCACTTCCTTGTCCTACTTTATTATTTGTTTTAATTGTAAATGATTGAACACAGCCTACAAGCCCAATAGCAATGAAGAGAACAACAATGATTATTTTTATTCAT harbors:
- the yidC gene encoding membrane protein insertase YidC; amino-acid sequence: MGKANKHYDIFRVNKSEEPNKNAKSKWAKAWKWIKIIIVVLFIAIGLVGCVQSFTIKTNNKVGQGSEYYATAKRLSPNVQTLRYNETSNSFELKDVKTDNLQVNALLSLKSPEAVEKLTEQDKKTGGTYDAYGIRTLAIALEKPETKVVNGKKKTEYKNVVEEQDGKYYVYGQNGNFAYINLGNKNGKFATQNYTPTTKFTNIYVPYIEFEKTVDANGDEVADYTKIKEVRGKVIKDTISAGAGIEEIFLRDALQILYNESIKQYIDKNVYGFKEAIKEVTSKDITKENYETVMGDFFQQLPLKVNISSKEVGIKLRDTTSLLNSAIDSYINMSRYGPSNRDEGKFKVYTIDFVSASGNYKKSEAFQAIAADGTLVPRNQLIKLKDYWSHGPFFGLFVFPVQRFMDAIIYGTGVTGWSVILALIVTLIIVRLITFAVSFKSLFSQSKMEEFNQKKAKIEAKYAEFKNNKQMQQKKQLEIAELYKKEKISPFGQIASSFVTLPILIVVFRIISAAPEIKQATWYGISLSATSVKRLLAGEWLYLPILIFSIGIQALAQYTPKLLQRKKKQFRADAYTQAAMKKQGKKGNIVSLIIIFIGILFSAGLQIYWIIGGVFTIIQHIAVHYIQRTKWFKTKIEPKLFKN